One genomic window of Arvicola amphibius chromosome 4, mArvAmp1.2, whole genome shotgun sequence includes the following:
- the LOC119813694 gene encoding olfactory receptor 1D2-like, producing the protein MDGGNQSGDSEFLLLGLSEVPEHQRILLGIFLSMYLVTVVGNVLIILAIGSDSHLHTPMYFFLANLSFTDLFFVTNTIPKMLVNLQSQNKAISYTGCLTQLYFLVSLVALDNLILAVMAYDRYVAICRPLHYTTAMSPKLCILLLLLCWALSILYGLIHTILMTKVTFCGSRKIHYIFCEMYVLLRLACSDTRINHMMLVITGCFIFLAPLGFIIISYFWIVRAILRIPSASSKYKAFSTCASHLAVVALFYGTLGMVYLQPLHTYSMKDSVATVMYAVVTPMMNPFIYSLRNKDMHGALGRLLRKPIQRLT; encoded by the coding sequence atggaTGGAGGAAACCAGAGTGGGGACTCTGAGTTCCTACTCCTGGGACTCTCAGAGGTTCCCGAGCATCAGCGCATCCTGTTGGGGATTTTCCTGTCCATGTACCTGGTCACAGTGGTGGGGAATGTGCTCATCATCCTGGCCATTGGCTCTGACTCGCACCTGCACACTCCCATGTATTTCTTCCTGGCCAACCTCTCCTTCACTGACCTCTTCTTTGTCACCAACACAATCCCCAAGATGCTGGTGAACCTTCAGTCCCAGAACAAAGCCATCTCCTACACAGGATGCCTGACTCAGCTCTACTTCCTGGTGTCTCTGGTAGCCTTGGACAACCTCATCCTCGCTGTAATGGCATATGATCGGTACGTGGCCATCTGCCGTCCCCTCCATTATACTACTGCCATGAGCCCTAAACTCTGTATCTTGCTCCTCCTCTTGTGCTGGGCCCTATCTATCCTCTATGGCCTCATCCACACCATCCTTATGACCAAAGTAACCTTCTGTGGGTCTCGGAAAATCCACTACATCTTCTGTGAAATGTACGTCCTGCTCAGGCTTGCATGCTCTGACACCCGCATCAATCACATGATGCTGGTCATTACAGGCTGCTTCATCTTCCTTGCTCCTTTAGGATTCATAATCATATCCTATTTCTGGATTGTCAGAGCTATCCTCAGAATTCCCTCAGCTTCTAGCAAGTACAAAGCCTTTTCCACCTGTGCATCCCATCTGGCTGTGGTGGCCCTCTTCTATGGGACACTTGGTATGGTTTATCTGCAGCCCCTACACACCTACTCCATGAAAGACTCAGTAGCCACAGTGATGTATGCAGTGGTGACCCCCATGATGAACCCtttcatctacagcctgaggaacaaggaCATGCATGGAGCTCTGGGAAGACTTCTAAGGAAGCCGATTCAGAGGTTAACATGA
- the LOC119813263 gene encoding olfactory receptor 3A1-like, whose protein sequence is MESKSESNGTAVTEFILLGLVESAGLQPAIFVIFFFAYLLTVGGNLSILAAVLVEPKLHTPMYFFLGNLSMLDVGCISVTVPSMLGRLLTHKRSVPYGDCLTQLFFFHLLAGVDCFLLTAMAYDWFLAICQPLTYSTRMNHTVQRILVATSWACAFSNALTHTVAISTLNFCGPNVINHFYCDLPQLFQLSCSSTQLNELLLFGLGVLMAGAPVILIVTSYIHVAAAVLRIRSAEGRKKAFSTCGSHLTVVGIFYGTGVFSYMRLGSVEASDKDKGIGILNTVISPMLNPLIYSLRNPDVQSALRRVLTGKRDVA, encoded by the coding sequence ATGGAGTCCAAATCTGAGAGCAATGGAACAGCAGTTACTGAGTTCATTCTTCTGGGCTTGGTAGAGTCAGCAGGGCTGCAGCCAGCCATCTTTGTGATCTTCTTCTTCGCCTACCTGCTCACAGTTGGGGGCAACCTAAGCATCCTGGCAGCTGTCTTGGTGGAACCCAAGctccacactcccatgtacttcttcctagGGAATCTATCCATGCTGGATGTGGGGTGCATCAGCGTCACCGTTCCCTCAATGTTGGGTCGTCTCTTGACCCACAAGCGTTCAGTTCCATATGGGGACTGCCTCACACAGCTCTTCTTCTTCCATCTGCTGGCTGGCGTTGACTGCTTCCTGTTGACAGCCATGGCTTATGACTGGTTCCTGGCCATCTGCCAGCCCCTCACCTACAGCACCCGCATGAACCACACAGTCCAGAGGATCTTGGTGGCCACATCCTGGGCTTGTGCCTTCAGCAATGCACTGACACACACTGTGGCCATATCCACACTCAACTTCTGTGGCCCTAACGTGATCAATCACTTCTACTGTGACCTGCCCCAGCTCTTCCAGCTCTCCTGCTCCAGCACCCAGCTCAATGAGCTGCTGCTCTTTGGTCTGGGTGTCCTTATGGCTGGTGCACCTGTGATTCTCATCGTCACCTCCTACATCCATGTGGCAGCTGCAGTGTTGAGAATCCGCTCTgctgaaggcaggaagaaggcCTTCTCCACGTGTGGCTCCCATCTCACTGTGGTGGGCATCTTCTATGGGACAGGTGTCTTCAGCTACATGAGGCTGGGGTCGGTGGAGGCTTCAGACAAGGACAAGGGCATTGGCATCCTTAACACTGTCATCAGTCCCATGCTGAACCCACTCATCTACAGCCTTCGGAACCCCGATGTGCAGAGTGCCCTGAGAAGGGTCCTGACAGGAAAGCGAGACGTGGCATGA